In one window of Synechococcus sp. M16CYN DNA:
- a CDS encoding ABC transporter ATP-binding protein, translated as MPGFIQTGFYRLLPLLRPHLLRLAWGGLCIIIYIGSFPLLVYLAGELFPALGSGNLVRVFQLLGVAITIFSVQKIAQFGQDSLLAGPALQVSRRLRSDLFRHLQRVELRALEKLSVGDLTYRLTEDADRVGEVLYKTFHDTLPSFLQLVIVLLTMLWLDWKLTLAILLLAPIIILLINRFVAQVVVATELSQTKVSKLAGLLGEAIEGLPLVRAFAAESWLQDRFEKEIDQHRRARQRTYSLVALQHPVVGIIEVMGLFTVLALGTWRIQTGDLDIAGFSSYLTGLVILIDPIAHLISNFNEFQQGQASFRRLRAIKCEPQEPADHENAVSLSQLKGQLIFEQVSFGYDPAQPILHQLNLHVQAGQVLALVGPSGAGKSTIFSLLLRFNTCQEGRILLDGHDLSWLRARDLRLQVALVPQRTTIFSGTIAEAVRFGRPATDADVRKAALLANADEFIGDLPDGYETVLEERGTNMSGGQLQRIAIARAVLGNPALLLLDEATSALDAESEAAVQLGLKQVMTGRTVIVIAHRLATVQEADQIIVLERGSIVDSGTHDSLMQCGGRYRELCERQFIRDLQNR; from the coding sequence ATGCCAGGATTTATTCAAACCGGTTTTTATCGATTGCTGCCGCTGTTACGTCCACATCTGTTGCGGCTAGCTTGGGGTGGCTTGTGCATAATTATTTATATTGGTAGTTTCCCGCTCCTCGTTTACCTGGCCGGTGAGCTATTCCCAGCTCTGGGGTCTGGTAATTTGGTGCGCGTGTTTCAACTGCTTGGCGTAGCAATAACGATTTTTTCAGTGCAAAAGATCGCTCAGTTCGGCCAAGATTCTCTGTTGGCAGGCCCTGCACTACAAGTGAGTCGACGGTTGCGCAGTGACTTGTTTCGCCATTTGCAGAGGGTTGAACTAAGGGCTCTTGAAAAGTTATCGGTTGGTGATCTCACTTATCGACTTACCGAAGATGCTGATCGTGTCGGAGAGGTTCTTTATAAGACCTTCCACGATACTCTTCCTAGCTTTTTGCAGTTGGTTATCGTGTTGTTAACCATGCTTTGGCTTGATTGGAAGCTCACGCTGGCGATCTTATTATTAGCTCCAATCATCATCTTGTTGATTAACCGATTTGTGGCACAGGTAGTGGTAGCCACTGAACTTAGTCAAACTAAGGTGAGCAAGCTTGCCGGGCTCCTGGGTGAGGCAATTGAAGGGTTACCGCTAGTGCGTGCTTTTGCGGCTGAGTCTTGGCTTCAGGATCGTTTTGAAAAAGAAATTGACCAGCATCGACGAGCACGGCAGCGTACCTACAGCCTCGTTGCCCTCCAGCATCCCGTTGTGGGCATCATTGAGGTGATGGGCCTCTTTACCGTGCTTGCTCTAGGTACTTGGCGGATTCAAACTGGCGATCTCGACATTGCAGGCTTTAGCAGTTACCTAACTGGCTTAGTCATTTTGATTGATCCCATCGCACATCTCATCAGCAATTTTAATGAGTTTCAGCAGGGACAGGCATCCTTTCGCCGCCTTCGTGCCATTAAATGTGAACCGCAAGAGCCTGCTGATCATGAAAATGCAGTGTCTCTTAGTCAACTTAAAGGACAACTTATCTTTGAACAGGTGAGTTTTGGTTATGACCCCGCTCAGCCAATATTGCACCAACTCAATTTGCATGTTCAAGCGGGTCAGGTTCTTGCCCTAGTTGGTCCATCGGGGGCCGGAAAAAGTACTATTTTCTCATTGCTCTTGCGTTTCAACACCTGCCAGGAAGGTCGCATCCTTTTAGATGGCCATGATCTGAGTTGGTTGCGGGCTCGTGATTTGCGTCTTCAGGTTGCCCTAGTTCCTCAAAGAACTACCATTTTTTCAGGAACAATTGCTGAGGCTGTGCGATTTGGCCGCCCAGCAACAGATGCTGATGTAAGAAAAGCCGCACTTCTAGCGAATGCTGATGAATTTATTGGCGATTTGCCTGATGGCTATGAAACTGTGCTGGAGGAACGAGGTACTAACATGTCGGGTGGTCAGCTGCAACGTATTGCCATCGCCCGTGCTGTGCTCGGCAACCCTGCACTTCTACTCTTAGATGAAGCCACGAGCGCTCTCGACGCCGAATCAGAAGCTGCGGTTCAGCTCGGTTTGAAGCAGGTGATGACAGGACGCACAGTAATTGTGATCGCCCATCGCCTTGCCACGGTCCAGGAAGCTGACCAAATTATTGTTTTAGAACGCGGCTCAATCGTTGATAGTGGCACTCATGATTCTTTGATGCAATGCGGCGGTCGATATAGGGAGCTTTGTGAGCGACAATTCATCCGCGACCTGCAGAATAGATAA
- a CDS encoding DUF3386 domain-containing protein, with protein sequence MTTTFTPIRPGCDLREAFQRAYENRYTWDPDFSGYQGHCFWAQGDRCFKGTFELNAGLKSKVQGIDDEQVLKAVNSQLWEIAIHRVRRDFKTTHGDNTFTAGETDIVGTEVLVGGKGEGDRYRIKDDVVTMVHRHIHGTVVTIFTTETTDTGSGYLSSAYTSQYSDPSTGEPRGGKNSFKDTFIPLTNGGPWVLKERIIECEAGSQTFRFEDLKTL encoded by the coding sequence ATGACGACCACGTTCACACCCATCAGGCCTGGTTGCGACCTACGCGAGGCTTTTCAGCGGGCATACGAAAATCGATACACTTGGGATCCTGACTTTTCTGGTTACCAAGGACATTGCTTCTGGGCACAAGGTGATCGTTGCTTCAAAGGGACATTTGAGCTCAATGCTGGCCTCAAGTCTAAAGTTCAGGGGATTGATGACGAACAAGTTTTGAAAGCTGTAAACTCGCAGCTCTGGGAGATTGCTATCCATCGAGTACGTAGAGACTTTAAGACTACCCATGGCGACAATACCTTTACAGCAGGGGAGACCGATATTGTCGGTACTGAGGTGCTAGTAGGTGGTAAAGGCGAGGGAGACCGCTATCGTATTAAAGACGACGTGGTGACGATGGTTCACCGTCACATTCATGGCACAGTGGTGACTATCTTCACTACCGAAACTACCGATACCGGGTCTGGATACTTGAGCAGTGCTTACACAAGCCAGTACTCTGACCCATCCACCGGTGAGCCGCGCGGGGGTAAAAACAGTTTTAAGGACACTTTCATACCGCTGACCAACGGTGGTCCCTGGGTGTTGAAAGAACGTATCATCGAGTGCGAAGCTGGCTCTCAGACCTTCCGTTTTGAGGATCTAAAAACACTTTGA
- a CDS encoding RNA-binding S4 domain-containing protein has product MKLGQYLKWKGWVSTGSEAKQRIQMGEVEVNGSVEVRRGRQLGAGDRVVFTGEECIVEELNHDRAGRKLASI; this is encoded by the coding sequence ATGAAGTTAGGTCAGTACCTCAAGTGGAAAGGCTGGGTATCCACCGGTAGCGAAGCCAAGCAACGCATTCAAATGGGCGAGGTAGAGGTGAATGGATCTGTTGAAGTGCGGCGTGGGCGTCAACTAGGCGCGGGAGATCGAGTTGTGTTTACTGGCGAAGAATGCATTGTGGAGGAGTTAAATCACGACCGGGCCGGCCGTAAGTTGGCTTCAATCTAA
- a CDS encoding CGLD27 family protein, giving the protein MTEAAPCPVPAEQRPLEEFQQLSSSWFFSWPVGEGLGLVRNLVVSWMLTFPVCTLVASGSWTLKQDPPRLIAAGAVAALVFPLLLLVRQWLGWSYVMKRLLDESVDYEESGWYDGQTWKKPSSWRDRDLLVARHEVRPILGRLGRVMATAASLMLGGASLCQVL; this is encoded by the coding sequence ATGACTGAGGCAGCACCCTGCCCTGTACCTGCTGAGCAGCGTCCTCTCGAAGAGTTTCAGCAACTATCGTCGTCCTGGTTCTTTTCCTGGCCGGTAGGCGAGGGTTTGGGCTTGGTTAGGAATCTTGTTGTGAGTTGGATGTTGACCTTTCCCGTCTGCACTCTGGTAGCAAGTGGGAGTTGGACATTGAAACAAGACCCTCCACGATTAATCGCCGCTGGCGCAGTCGCTGCTCTTGTTTTTCCCTTGTTATTGCTGGTGCGGCAATGGCTTGGTTGGAGCTATGTGATGAAACGACTATTAGATGAATCTGTTGACTACGAGGAATCAGGTTGGTACGACGGCCAAACTTGGAAGAAACCTTCGTCTTGGCGCGATCGAGATCTCTTGGTGGCGCGCCATGAGGTTCGTCCTATTCTTGGGCGTCTCGGCCGTGTGATGGCTACAGCAGCGAGTTTGATGCTTGGCGGCGCAAGCCTTTGTCAGGTTCTCTAA
- a CDS encoding GMC family oxidoreductase, which translates to MNSSRQAAGHLWDAIVVGSGASGGVAAMTLAGKGVRVLVVDAGPDLTSDEAFAAGPGNLVRRLAGLISGRHRCQAQHPGYWKANPRLYADERLYPYQHPPDRPFLWTRGLQVGGRSLTWGGITLRLSDEDFAGVQVDGERVSWPISSRDLTPHYSVLEKFFKIHGAHNRPGSLPDGDIEACLPSTEAEQRFVNAISNQLGYNAIPSRGFGPHDPNRDGPWPRSSSCGSTLPRAMATGRAQLLPNHLVERVTMSASGSKATGVIVVNQRDGTRHSLHADLIVLAASTINTVSILLRSSEYQQPGGLVDPSGRLGTRLMDHVATSQFFAMPGPSSYPQPDLTGAGSFFVPFGRHLNQANFQGGYGLWGGIGRFDPPPLLKRKPNTTTGFLIGHGEVLPRAENRVTLQGQADRWGVASPHINCRWSVNELSMVTHMRKSIKACIFAAGGEALPIKDLFHLPILEAFLNGAVALTEGPAPPGYYIHEVGGAPLGSDERTSVLDPSNRLWKVPNLLVVDGACWPTSAWQSPTLTMMAISRRACLLALSNQAE; encoded by the coding sequence ATGAACAGTTCTCGCCAGGCGGCGGGCCATCTTTGGGACGCCATTGTCGTCGGATCTGGAGCTAGCGGCGGCGTAGCAGCCATGACGCTGGCTGGGAAAGGTGTCAGAGTCTTGGTCGTTGATGCGGGCCCTGACCTTACTAGTGACGAAGCATTTGCTGCTGGGCCAGGCAATTTAGTGCGTCGTTTGGCCGGCCTGATAAGCGGTCGCCATCGGTGCCAAGCCCAGCACCCCGGTTACTGGAAGGCAAATCCGCGTTTATACGCTGATGAGCGGTTATATCCCTATCAACATCCGCCGGATCGCCCGTTTCTTTGGACGCGCGGCTTGCAAGTGGGTGGTCGCAGCCTTACCTGGGGAGGGATCACGCTTCGACTTTCCGATGAGGATTTCGCTGGTGTGCAGGTTGATGGCGAAAGGGTGTCCTGGCCCATCAGCAGCCGTGACCTAACTCCACACTATTCAGTACTGGAGAAATTTTTCAAAATTCACGGAGCACATAATAGACCAGGTAGTCTCCCAGACGGCGATATTGAAGCTTGTCTCCCCAGCACAGAGGCAGAGCAACGCTTTGTGAACGCTATTTCTAATCAACTGGGATATAACGCGATTCCTTCCAGGGGATTTGGACCTCACGATCCGAATCGGGACGGTCCTTGGCCACGCTCTAGCAGTTGTGGTAGCACCCTGCCCCGTGCGATGGCAACTGGCCGAGCCCAGCTCCTGCCCAATCACTTGGTGGAGCGTGTGACAATGAGCGCTTCAGGATCGAAAGCCACAGGAGTCATAGTAGTCAACCAAAGGGACGGCACCCGTCACTCGCTCCATGCAGATTTAATTGTGTTGGCTGCTTCCACCATCAATACTGTATCGATTTTACTTCGCTCGAGTGAATACCAACAGCCTGGTGGGCTTGTGGACCCGTCTGGTCGTCTTGGAACACGACTAATGGACCATGTTGCCACTAGTCAGTTCTTTGCGATGCCAGGCCCAAGTTCATACCCTCAGCCGGATTTAACAGGGGCTGGCAGTTTTTTTGTTCCGTTTGGACGCCACCTTAATCAGGCAAACTTCCAAGGCGGCTATGGTTTGTGGGGTGGCATCGGGCGGTTTGATCCTCCACCGTTACTTAAGCGAAAACCTAACACAACCACTGGATTCTTGATTGGTCACGGTGAAGTACTTCCTCGCGCGGAGAATCGGGTGACTTTGCAGGGGCAAGCAGATCGCTGGGGCGTCGCATCACCCCACATCAACTGCAGATGGAGTGTCAACGAATTGTCGATGGTAACGCATATGCGTAAATCCATTAAGGCCTGCATTTTTGCTGCCGGTGGTGAAGCCTTACCAATCAAGGATCTTTTTCATCTCCCTATCCTTGAAGCTTTTTTAAACGGTGCCGTAGCTTTAACTGAAGGCCCTGCACCTCCTGGTTATTACATTCACGAAGTCGGGGGAGCACCGCTGGGATCTGATGAGCGCACCAGCGTCTTGGATCCTAGCAATCGTTTATGGAAAGTTCCTAACTTGCTTGTCGTCGATGGAGCTTGCTGGCCCACCTCTGCTTGGCAATCCCCTACGTTAACAATGATGGCTATCAGCCGCCGCGCCTGTCTTTTGGCACTCAGTAATCAAGCCGAATAA
- a CDS encoding asparaginase, giving the protein MTFSSGFSVISRSEPTQLQVILRRGGIAESIHRVYVVVSDGQGRVLMSAGDTGFKTFIRSALKPFQALPFLSSGAANQMDVGDRGIAISCASHAGTNYHAREVFKLLWKAELDPSQLQCPVPVYGNSPLQHNCSGKHAAFLATSHKMSWPTYNYLQSNHPVQVEVVRQVAELLGLSADRFVVVRDNCGAPTLRLRLVQMALLYANLGASQHAELGQISRAMLAYPELVAGAGRFDTELMRLSHGQVLSKGGSEGIQCLSRIGEGLGVAIKAEDGSRRAKQAAALYVLRKMAWLTPSSLQKLEEQVLVLTTGVSLTVSGALQSHKNA; this is encoded by the coding sequence ATGACCTTCTCATCGGGTTTCAGCGTTATTTCCCGATCCGAACCTACACAGCTTCAAGTCATCCTACGTCGGGGGGGCATCGCCGAATCTATCCATCGTGTGTATGTCGTTGTGTCCGATGGCCAGGGTCGTGTGTTGATGTCTGCAGGCGATACAGGGTTTAAGACGTTTATTCGATCTGCTCTAAAACCCTTTCAGGCTCTCCCCTTTCTCAGCAGTGGTGCGGCTAACCAGATGGATGTTGGTGATCGGGGGATTGCGATTAGTTGCGCATCGCATGCCGGGACTAATTACCATGCCCGCGAGGTGTTCAAACTTTTGTGGAAAGCTGAATTAGACCCCAGTCAGTTGCAATGCCCTGTACCAGTTTACGGTAATAGCCCACTACAGCACAACTGTTCTGGTAAACATGCTGCTTTCTTAGCTACAAGTCACAAGATGTCCTGGCCCACATATAACTATCTCCAGAGCAATCATCCAGTACAAGTAGAGGTAGTTCGTCAGGTTGCGGAATTGTTGGGATTGTCCGCAGATAGGTTTGTGGTAGTGCGGGATAATTGCGGAGCGCCAACGCTTCGCTTGCGATTAGTTCAAATGGCGTTGCTGTATGCCAATCTTGGCGCTTCGCAGCACGCCGAATTGGGACAGATCAGTCGGGCCATGCTTGCATATCCTGAACTCGTGGCGGGGGCAGGACGCTTTGACACCGAGTTAATGCGTCTCAGCCACGGTCAAGTGTTAAGCAAAGGCGGGTCCGAGGGGATTCAATGCCTTAGTCGAATTGGTGAGGGTTTGGGAGTAGCAATTAAAGCAGAAGACGGCTCTCGTCGTGCAAAACAGGCTGCAGCTTTGTATGTGCTGCGCAAAATGGCATGGCTGACCCCTAGCAGTTTGCAAAAGCTTGAAGAACAGGTTTTAGTCCTTACTACTGGGGTTAGTCTCACAGTCAGCGGTGCTTTGCAATCCCACAAAAATGCTTAA
- the carB gene encoding carbamoyl-phosphate synthase large subunit, which produces MPRRTDLRRILLVGSGPIVIGQACEFDYSGTQACKALRAEGFEVVLVNSNPASIMTDPSMANRTYIEPLTLEVVTQIIEKERPDALLPTMGGQTALNLAVTLAKNGTLDRCGVELIGADLQAIQKAEDRFLFKQSMERIGVNVCPSGIASTLDEAEVVGADIGGFPRIIRPAFTLGGSGGGIAYNPEEYAAICKSGLKASPVSQILIEQSLLGWKEFELEVMRDLADNVVIVCSIENLDPVGVHTGDSITVAPAQTLTDREYQRLRDQSIAIIREIGVTTGGSNIQFAINPANGDVAVIEMNPRVSRSSALASKATGFPIAKIAARLAVGYTLDEIVNDITGKTPACFEPTIDYLVTKIPRFAFEKFRGSPAVLTTSMKSVGESMAIGRCFEESFQKAMRSLEIGFSGWGGDREEPNLSDSEIDRLLRTPSPERILTVRTAMMRGRSDAEINRISGIDHWFLAKLRCIVDAESSLIRGRQLDDLDAPTLLKIKQLGFSDRQIAWCTGSDELSVRSHRKKLGIQAVFKTVDTCAAEFASTTPYHYSTYERPLQKLDSGGKLITLSGITEVSRSTNRRKMMILGGGPNRIGQGIEFDYCCCHASFSAREQGITTVMVNSNPETVSTDYDTSDSLYFEPLTLEDVLNVIEEESPDGVVIQFGGQTPLKLAVPLMRWLNSEDGQATGTQIWGTSPESIDRAEDREQFGSILRGLSIRQPRNGLARTEDEARSIAIVVGYPVVVRPSYVLGGRAMAVVFDEEELNHYMQEAVQVELDHPVLIDQYLENAVELDVDALCDRDGNAVIGGLMEHIEPAGIHSGDSACCLPTVSLGDSALHTIREWSKALAVALKVQGLINLQFAVQRDIHNQETVYVIEANPRASRTVPFVAKATGQPLARIATRLMAGERLADIGLMEEPQPPLQSIKEAVLPFRRFPGADTVLGPEMRSTGEVMGSATSFGIAYAKAEISAGEALPTAGTAFLSTHDRDKPALVLVAARLIDIGFELIATAGTAKALEQAALKVQPVLKVHEGRPNIEDMIRSNQVQLVINTPIGRQAAYDDKYLRRAALDYAVPTVTTLAGARAAVEAIVAMQAEPTLSIYALQDIHSGL; this is translated from the coding sequence ATGCCCCGGCGGACCGATCTGCGTCGCATCCTCCTGGTAGGTTCCGGTCCGATTGTGATTGGACAGGCCTGTGAGTTTGATTACTCCGGGACCCAAGCTTGCAAAGCCTTGAGAGCAGAAGGTTTCGAAGTGGTGTTGGTGAATTCCAACCCAGCGTCGATCATGACCGACCCCAGCATGGCCAATCGCACCTATATCGAGCCGCTCACTTTGGAGGTGGTGACGCAGATCATCGAGAAAGAGCGTCCCGATGCTCTACTTCCCACAATGGGCGGCCAAACAGCCTTGAATCTCGCTGTCACTTTAGCCAAGAACGGAACACTGGATCGTTGCGGTGTGGAGCTCATCGGTGCTGACTTACAAGCAATCCAAAAAGCCGAGGACCGTTTTTTATTCAAGCAATCGATGGAGCGGATTGGAGTGAATGTGTGCCCATCCGGCATCGCTTCGACTTTGGATGAAGCGGAAGTGGTGGGAGCTGACATCGGTGGCTTTCCGCGGATAATTAGACCCGCTTTCACCTTGGGAGGAAGTGGTGGAGGAATTGCGTATAACCCTGAAGAGTATGCCGCTATCTGCAAAAGCGGCTTAAAAGCAAGCCCGGTGTCTCAGATCCTAATTGAGCAGTCTCTACTCGGTTGGAAGGAATTCGAATTGGAAGTGATGCGCGATTTAGCGGATAACGTCGTGATCGTGTGCAGCATCGAAAATCTCGACCCAGTGGGAGTTCATACCGGGGATTCGATCACCGTGGCTCCTGCACAAACCCTGACAGACCGAGAATATCAGCGACTACGCGACCAATCGATTGCTATTATCCGCGAAATCGGTGTGACTACGGGCGGCAGCAATATTCAGTTCGCTATCAACCCAGCCAATGGTGATGTGGCGGTTATCGAAATGAATCCCAGGGTGAGTAGATCTTCAGCTCTTGCTAGCAAGGCGACTGGTTTTCCGATAGCCAAGATTGCTGCGCGTCTCGCTGTCGGCTATACACTCGACGAGATCGTAAATGACATTACAGGCAAAACGCCAGCCTGCTTCGAACCTACTATTGATTATTTGGTAACGAAGATTCCTCGATTTGCATTTGAGAAATTTAGGGGAAGTCCTGCTGTCCTCACTACATCGATGAAATCGGTTGGGGAGTCAATGGCCATCGGTCGGTGTTTCGAAGAGTCTTTCCAAAAGGCGATGCGTTCGTTAGAAATCGGCTTTTCAGGATGGGGAGGCGATAGGGAGGAACCAAATCTCAGCGATAGCGAAATCGATCGCCTCCTGCGAACTCCTTCCCCAGAACGTATCCTCACAGTGCGCACAGCGATGATGCGCGGCCGTAGCGACGCGGAGATTAACCGTATCAGTGGCATTGATCACTGGTTCCTGGCAAAGCTTCGTTGCATCGTCGATGCGGAATCTTCCCTGATAAGGGGGCGACAACTGGATGACCTGGACGCCCCAACACTACTTAAAATTAAACAGCTCGGTTTCTCTGATCGTCAGATCGCCTGGTGCACAGGGTCCGATGAGCTCAGCGTACGTAGTCATCGTAAAAAACTCGGTATCCAGGCTGTGTTTAAAACAGTGGATACTTGTGCAGCAGAATTTGCATCCACAACGCCTTATCACTACTCCACGTACGAGCGACCACTCCAGAAGCTTGATTCTGGAGGAAAGCTAATCACCCTGTCGGGTATCACTGAGGTGAGCCGCAGTACCAATAGGCGTAAGATGATGATTCTGGGGGGCGGTCCGAACCGAATCGGCCAGGGCATCGAGTTCGATTATTGCTGCTGCCACGCCTCCTTCTCTGCACGGGAGCAAGGCATTACCACCGTGATGGTGAACAGTAATCCTGAAACCGTCTCGACCGACTACGACACTAGCGATAGCTTGTACTTTGAACCTCTTACGCTCGAGGATGTCCTTAATGTCATCGAGGAGGAGTCTCCTGACGGTGTTGTGATTCAATTCGGGGGACAAACGCCCCTTAAGCTTGCTGTTCCGCTCATGCGCTGGCTAAATAGCGAAGACGGACAGGCCACTGGGACACAGATTTGGGGAACATCGCCCGAATCTATCGACCGCGCCGAGGATCGAGAACAATTTGGATCGATTCTTCGGGGTCTATCAATTCGCCAACCGCGGAATGGTTTAGCCCGAACCGAAGACGAAGCCCGATCAATCGCCATTGTTGTGGGCTATCCAGTCGTGGTGAGACCTTCTTACGTGCTCGGCGGACGTGCAATGGCGGTGGTGTTCGATGAAGAAGAACTAAACCATTATATGCAGGAAGCGGTTCAAGTGGAATTAGACCATCCGGTGTTGATAGATCAATACTTAGAGAACGCTGTCGAATTGGACGTTGACGCATTGTGTGATCGGGATGGTAACGCTGTCATCGGAGGTTTAATGGAGCATATCGAACCGGCAGGGATTCATTCTGGAGACTCGGCTTGCTGCCTGCCAACGGTCTCACTCGGTGACTCTGCACTTCACACAATCAGAGAGTGGAGTAAGGCTCTAGCTGTCGCCTTAAAGGTGCAGGGATTGATTAATCTTCAGTTCGCGGTGCAGCGTGATATCCATAACCAAGAGACGGTATACGTAATTGAGGCCAATCCTCGTGCATCCCGCACGGTTCCCTTTGTTGCCAAGGCGACCGGCCAACCTCTAGCTCGTATTGCGACAAGACTGATGGCAGGAGAAAGACTAGCTGATATAGGACTCATGGAGGAGCCGCAACCCCCCTTGCAATCCATCAAAGAAGCCGTTCTTCCTTTCCGACGTTTCCCTGGCGCTGACACTGTATTGGGGCCTGAGATGCGTTCTACAGGTGAGGTTATGGGCTCGGCCACAAGCTTCGGGATAGCCTATGCCAAGGCTGAGATTAGCGCAGGAGAAGCCCTTCCCACCGCGGGAACCGCTTTTCTATCGACACACGATCGAGACAAACCAGCACTCGTACTTGTAGCGGCTCGCTTGATTGATATTGGTTTCGAGCTAATAGCTACTGCTGGAACAGCTAAAGCTCTCGAACAAGCTGCGCTAAAGGTGCAACCAGTCCTCAAGGTACACGAAGGACGTCCTAACATTGAGGATATGATCCGTTCCAACCAGGTACAACTGGTGATCAACACGCCGATAGGTCGCCAAGCGGCCTATGACGATAAATACCTGCGTCGCGCTGCCCTCGACTATGCTGTGCCAACGGTGACTACTCTCGCTGGGGCACGCGCCGCGGTAGAAGCTATAGTAGCGATGCAGGCAGAGCCAACCCTTAGCATCTACGCCTTGCAAGACATCCATTCTGGCTTATAA
- a CDS encoding DUF3318 domain-containing protein, with protein sequence MSELQRLKGLLPPEMQSWVFVESATAISPPLITLEEIGVDEIEVQVDIDQWDSLALDHRNLLFWHEVGRIQNDTIPRDGWEMAALAIGLGGAIGELWVQDGLLLMMALGLSGFAGYRLYLKNNSEKRLQDAIAADERAISLACQFEYSVPNAYRSLAGALKELASKTRKKRHRSFYEERLEALRKSASRARAEMAQQEGSRNSVTSENVYG encoded by the coding sequence ATGAGTGAGCTTCAGCGCCTCAAGGGGTTGCTGCCGCCGGAGATGCAGAGCTGGGTGTTTGTGGAGTCGGCAACGGCCATTAGTCCTCCGCTGATCACCCTCGAAGAGATTGGCGTTGATGAGATCGAAGTCCAGGTGGATATCGATCAATGGGACAGCCTAGCCCTGGACCATCGCAACCTGCTGTTTTGGCATGAGGTTGGTCGTATTCAGAATGACACGATTCCTCGTGATGGTTGGGAGATGGCTGCTTTGGCTATCGGTCTTGGCGGTGCTATTGGCGAGCTCTGGGTGCAAGATGGACTCCTGCTAATGATGGCCTTAGGACTTTCTGGTTTTGCAGGGTATCGCCTGTACTTGAAGAACAATTCCGAAAAGCGTTTACAAGACGCTATTGCTGCTGATGAGCGTGCGATTAGCCTGGCATGTCAGTTTGAATACAGTGTTCCTAACGCCTATCGCAGTCTAGCCGGTGCTCTAAAGGAGCTTGCGAGCAAAACCCGTAAAAAGCGCCATCGCAGTTTTTATGAAGAGCGTTTAGAAGCTTTACGCAAGAGCGCAAGTAGAGCACGTGCTGAGATGGCACAACAAGAAGGTTCGCGTAATTCGGTCACCAGTGAGAACGTTTATGGATAG
- the rsfS gene encoding ribosome silencing factor yields MDSEQLAELAADACDDRKAADIRLIRIDEVSSLADWMVIAGGRSDVQVRAIARSVEDRLEHEAARLPLRKEGLNEGCWALLDYGELIVHVLMPDQRRYYDLEAFWSHGESRTFLASSLLEG; encoded by the coding sequence ATGGATAGTGAACAGTTGGCCGAACTTGCAGCTGATGCGTGTGATGATCGCAAAGCTGCGGATATTCGCTTGATCAGGATTGATGAAGTATCGAGCTTGGCCGACTGGATGGTGATTGCTGGTGGTCGGTCAGATGTTCAAGTCCGGGCAATCGCCCGATCCGTCGAAGATCGCTTGGAACACGAAGCAGCACGTCTACCACTGCGTAAGGAAGGCTTAAACGAAGGATGCTGGGCACTTTTGGATTATGGGGAGCTCATTGTTCATGTGCTTATGCCTGATCAACGTCGCTATTACGACCTGGAAGCTTTTTGGAGCCACGGTGAAAGCCGTACGTTCCTAGCTTCATCACTATTAGAAGGCTGA